A DNA window from Methanosphaera sp. WGK6 contains the following coding sequences:
- a CDS encoding heavy metal-binding domain-containing protein, with protein MINKNMLSKENGQFLFAITTGTLVGLITIVICIHLNLTIIGINIHIFIAPIIAGFIETFISRKLTNKSSGAISAIILFIITNFIGWFFPAQPITWNIFTLGGLLFMLQAAIPLTINYILIAILLGITYLFGIIGGYIAVLLNKNNAPQLLCISEIDSVNSSDILVLNNSPEIPIKEYHNLVYAEQVIRFDNKPSELVKYAGSKLNEKRRLQHNDYIKAKNYIINEIKKEALSINANAIIDIEIEYTNFNQQLPPDMLIAAYGTAVTIDKKYLN; from the coding sequence ATGATAAATAAAAACATGTTAAGTAAAGAGAATGGACAATTTTTATTTGCAATAACTACTGGAACATTAGTTGGACTTATTACAATAGTAATATGTATTCATTTAAACTTAACAATAATAGGAATTAATATCCACATATTCATTGCACCTATAATTGCAGGTTTTATTGAAACATTTATTTCAAGAAAATTAACAAATAAGTCATCAGGTGCAATTAGTGCTATCATATTATTTATAATAACCAATTTCATTGGATGGTTTTTTCCAGCACAACCAATTACATGGAATATTTTCACACTAGGTGGACTCCTTTTCATGTTACAAGCCGCAATTCCATTAACTATTAACTACATATTAATTGCAATACTTCTTGGAATAACCTATTTATTTGGAATAATTGGCGGTTATATAGCAGTATTATTAAATAAAAATAATGCACCACAATTATTATGTATAAGTGAGATTGATTCTGTTAACAGCTCAGATATTTTAGTTTTAAATAATTCTCCCGAAATTCCAATAAAAGAATATCATAATTTAGTTTATGCAGAACAGGTTATTCGATTTGATAATAAACCTAGTGAATTAGTTAAATATGCCGGTTCCAAATTAAATGAAAAACGAAGATTACAACATAATGATTATATTAAAGCAAAAAATTACATTATTAATGAAATAAAAAAAGAAGCCCTATCCATTAATGCTAATGCTATTATTGACATAGAAATTGAATATACTAATTTTAATCAGCAACTTCCACCAGATATGTTAATTGCAGCTTATGGAACAGCTGTAACTATTGATAAAAAATATTTAAATTAA
- the nrdD gene encoding anaerobic ribonucleoside-triphosphate reductase, whose product MNDPQTIQDTYNLNEIYVIKNDGIKEKFSYEKLIRSCIMINIPLGLAEKIAHKVSKEVHDDITTKEIKNLIYELLKKENSKLADKYYNTNTLRVRTGRDTIESFDKSRITNTLIQETQTTPKLADKIATEVYKELKRLQLDYLTAPIIREMVNTKLTENGLESLRRKYTRLGMPVYNITNLIESGNKDNANMMHNPETIHKYVADESLKQYTLLNILPHNLADAHMNGTVHIHDLEFFAGRPINCLQHDLRQFIRFGLKVDGTGDHTSVAAPPNHIETLMNHSGEIMLAAQQNMSGGQAMSLWNVFVAPFAVGLPYEKIKQAVEMLIFNLNMAYAARGGQVPFTSIGLEFTVPDFLKNEPAYGPGGKVVGVYGDYEKEVRLIQKAFTEALIKGDAEGKPHLFPNTIYYLRKECLTPEFTEDIERVHFLSAKFGTAYFINMLPKYMGNMANYMGCRTRLSDNWTGDWEKDCLRTGNLAYVTMNLPRIGYNARDENEIFDYLDDYMNIVEEVLLLRRERALRCLNDYKILPFLTQKMDEDPYYQIDNSTLSFGFVGLNEMLMAQTGAGLEDADSNNLGLKVVQYINDRANQLKKDTGLRWGVIQTPAESTAYRFATLDREKFPDRVICNGDSNASYYTNSSHVPVDTTLSLPEKIRIESKYHPITQGGHIFHAFMGESYSDPDSLMSLTDKITHKTDIGFWAYSSALSFCIKCKTLMKGLQTTCTHCGETKEVEWYDRITGYVQQVGHAQSASGGWNAGKKQELLDRKRWEQ is encoded by the coding sequence ATGAATGATCCACAAACCATACAAGACACATATAATCTTAATGAAATATATGTAATAAAAAATGATGGAATAAAAGAAAAATTCAGCTACGAAAAACTTATACGTTCATGTATAATGATTAATATTCCTTTAGGACTAGCAGAAAAAATAGCACATAAAGTATCCAAAGAAGTACATGATGATATAACAACAAAAGAAATTAAAAATTTAATATATGAATTACTTAAAAAAGAAAACAGTAAATTAGCAGATAAATACTATAATACAAACACGTTACGTGTAAGAACAGGTAGAGATACTATAGAATCATTTGATAAATCACGAATAACAAATACATTAATTCAAGAAACACAAACAACGCCCAAACTTGCAGATAAAATTGCAACAGAAGTTTACAAAGAACTCAAAAGATTACAATTAGATTACTTAACAGCACCAATAATACGAGAAATGGTTAATACAAAATTAACTGAAAATGGACTAGAATCATTAAGAAGAAAATATACAAGACTAGGGATGCCTGTATATAATATAACAAACTTAATAGAATCTGGAAATAAAGATAATGCTAATATGATGCATAATCCTGAAACAATACATAAATATGTTGCAGATGAATCATTAAAACAATATACTCTGCTAAATATACTACCACATAATCTTGCAGATGCACATATGAATGGTACAGTTCATATTCATGATTTAGAATTCTTTGCAGGAAGACCAATTAATTGTTTACAACATGATTTAAGACAATTCATAAGATTTGGATTAAAAGTAGATGGAACAGGGGATCATACAAGTGTAGCTGCACCACCAAATCATATAGAAACTTTAATGAATCATTCTGGTGAAATAATGCTAGCTGCTCAACAAAATATGAGTGGTGGGCAAGCAATGAGTTTGTGGAATGTCTTTGTAGCACCATTTGCAGTAGGATTACCTTATGAAAAAATAAAACAAGCAGTTGAAATGTTAATATTCAATTTAAATATGGCATATGCAGCAAGAGGAGGACAAGTACCATTTACGAGTATAGGACTAGAATTCACAGTACCTGACTTCCTTAAAAATGAACCAGCATATGGACCTGGAGGTAAAGTTGTAGGAGTATATGGGGATTATGAAAAAGAGGTAAGATTAATACAAAAAGCATTCACAGAAGCACTTATAAAAGGAGATGCAGAAGGAAAACCACACCTTTTCCCTAATACTATTTATTACTTAAGAAAAGAATGTTTAACACCTGAATTCACAGAAGATATAGAAAGAGTACATTTCTTATCAGCAAAATTTGGAACAGCATATTTCATAAATATGTTACCAAAATACATGGGAAATATGGCAAATTATATGGGATGTCGAACAAGATTATCTGATAATTGGACTGGCGACTGGGAAAAAGACTGTTTAAGAACAGGAAATCTTGCCTATGTGACTATGAATCTTCCAAGAATAGGTTACAATGCAAGAGATGAAAATGAAATTTTTGATTACTTGGATGACTATATGAACATAGTAGAAGAAGTACTTTTACTAAGAAGGGAAAGAGCATTAAGATGTCTTAATGACTATAAAATTCTACCTTTCCTAACACAAAAAATGGATGAAGATCCATATTATCAAATAGATAACAGTACATTATCATTTGGTTTTGTAGGACTAAATGAAATGCTCATGGCACAAACAGGGGCAGGATTAGAAGATGCAGATTCTAATAATTTAGGATTAAAAGTAGTACAATATATAAATGATAGGGCAAATCAACTTAAAAAAGATACTGGATTAAGATGGGGTGTAATTCAAACACCTGCAGAAAGTACAGCATATAGATTTGCTACTCTTGATCGTGAAAAATTCCCAGATAGGGTAATATGTAATGGTGATAGTAATGCATCATATTACACAAATAGTAGTCATGTACCTGTAGATACAACATTAAGTTTACCAGAAAAAATAAGAATAGAATCAAAATATCATCCAATAACACAAGGAGGACATATATTCCATGCATTTATGGGAGAATCATATAGTGATCCTGATAGTTTAATGAGTCTTACTGATAAAATAACTCATAAAACTGATATTGGTTTCTGGGCATATAGTAGTGCTTTAAGTTTCTGTATAAAATGTAAAACATTAATGAAAGGATTACAAACAACATGTACTCATTGTGGTGAAACAAAAGAAGTAGAATGGTATGATAGAATTACAGGTTATGTTCAACAAGTAGGTCATGCACAAAGTGCTTCTGGTGGATGGAATGCAGGTAAAAAACAAGAATTATTAGATAGAAAAAGATGGGAACAATAA
- the polC gene encoding DNA polymerase II large subunit: MDYFEMLEEKTEELYDIAREARKQGKDLELVPEIPLAKDLAERVEGLVGPEGVAKRIKKLEETMSREEVAFQIAKEIATRDDVEGQENNYEVQEENADSAIRTALAILTEGVVAAPLEGIAKVKIKDNSDGTKCFGVYFAGPIRSAGGTAAALSVLLGDYIRMAQGLDRYKPTDDEIERYVEEVELYESEVTNLQYSPTPEEVRKAVRGIPVEVTGEQTDPVEVQNRDLPRVETNNLRGGALLAIAEGVIQKSRKILKYAHTLKIDGWDWLEYFTAPKTDKKEEKEDKKEETEEKPKKKAKYMEDIIGGRPVMSYPGAKGGFRLRYGRTRDSGLASMAIHPATMEIVEFLAIGTQMKIEKPGKGNCVVPCDSVEGPIVKLKNGDVVQVDNVSQAISIRKDVIEILFLGDMLVAFGEYLRGNIPLDVSCWCEEWWAQEIEASDYFKETHDDFGIEFKEEMELDELLKLEIDSKKAFEISKKTNTPLHPKYTYYYHDLTKTELNDLHDYLYSIVESPDAVFNVDMNRIPVDYHKRLLEVLGIPHHVNNNSLIMSNDDLFTLTTVLNKHLSPDDDMTSLDAINIISPCVIKAKAPTYIGGRVGRPEKTKERLMRPAPHSLFPIGNYAGNIRNISEAAKKGTIKVTLAKCKCTNPDCKVTSFKSLCPVCGSRTELESSGPKNIKLGKLLADAFNNVNVRRMDEVKGVKGLISEDKYPEPLEKGILRARNGVFTYRDGTIRHDSTDLPLTHFIPREIGVPYEKIIELGYTEDIYGNPITDDNQIIEIKIQDIVVSESCGDYLLKVSKFIDDLLVKYYNMEPFYNAEDRLDLVGQLIAGLAPHTSAGVLGRIVGYTKASGCYAHPYFHSAKRRNCDSDEDAVMLLLDALLNFGKTYLPSTRGGSMDAPLVLSIRIDPEEIDDESHNIDCMKRIPLEIYHKTEEGGVKPSDVNDLVDNVESRLGTDAQYKGLIYSHPTSSIHAGPKICLYKSLQTMTDKVESQIALAELLRAVDQKGVVEGVLNSHFLPDMAGNIRAFSRQKVRCTKCGAKYRRIPLSGECECGNNLILSISKGSVLKYLDISKDLSHRYPINPYVVERIEILETSINSLFESDKSKQSSLDIFF, encoded by the coding sequence ATGGATTATTTTGAAATGCTTGAAGAAAAAACAGAAGAATTATATGATATTGCAAGAGAAGCACGTAAACAGGGGAAAGATTTGGAATTAGTTCCTGAAATTCCACTTGCAAAGGACTTGGCAGAACGTGTAGAAGGGCTTGTAGGTCCAGAAGGTGTTGCAAAAAGAATAAAAAAACTAGAAGAAACAATGTCAAGGGAAGAAGTTGCATTTCAAATAGCTAAAGAAATAGCAACTAGAGATGATGTTGAAGGACAAGAAAATAATTATGAGGTCCAAGAAGAAAATGCAGACAGTGCAATACGTACAGCTTTGGCTATACTAACTGAAGGAGTAGTGGCTGCACCACTTGAAGGTATTGCTAAAGTAAAAATTAAAGATAATTCTGATGGTACTAAGTGCTTTGGTGTTTATTTTGCAGGACCAATTCGTAGTGCAGGAGGTACTGCTGCAGCATTAAGTGTATTACTTGGTGATTATATTCGTATGGCTCAAGGTTTAGATAGATATAAACCTACTGATGATGAAATTGAAAGATATGTTGAAGAAGTAGAACTTTATGAATCTGAAGTTACAAACCTACAATATTCTCCAACTCCTGAAGAAGTAAGAAAAGCAGTTAGAGGAATTCCGGTTGAAGTAACTGGAGAACAAACAGATCCTGTTGAAGTTCAAAATAGGGATTTACCTCGTGTGGAAACAAATAACCTAAGAGGTGGAGCATTACTAGCTATTGCAGAAGGTGTTATTCAAAAATCACGAAAAATACTTAAATATGCTCATACTCTTAAAATTGATGGTTGGGATTGGTTAGAATATTTCACAGCACCTAAAACAGATAAAAAAGAAGAAAAAGAAGATAAGAAAGAAGAAACTGAAGAAAAACCTAAGAAAAAAGCAAAATACATGGAAGATATCATTGGTGGAAGACCTGTAATGTCTTATCCTGGTGCTAAAGGTGGTTTTAGATTACGTTATGGTAGAACAAGAGATAGTGGTCTAGCATCAATGGCAATACATCCAGCAACAATGGAAATTGTGGAATTTCTAGCAATAGGGACACAAATGAAAATTGAAAAACCTGGAAAAGGTAATTGTGTAGTTCCATGTGATTCTGTTGAGGGACCTATTGTTAAATTAAAAAATGGTGATGTTGTTCAAGTAGATAATGTATCTCAGGCAATATCAATACGTAAAGATGTAATTGAAATTTTATTCCTTGGAGATATGCTTGTTGCATTTGGTGAATATTTAAGAGGTAATATTCCATTGGATGTGTCTTGTTGGTGTGAAGAATGGTGGGCTCAGGAAATTGAAGCTTCGGATTACTTTAAAGAAACACATGATGATTTTGGAATAGAATTTAAGGAAGAAATGGAATTGGATGAGTTATTAAAATTAGAAATTGATTCTAAAAAAGCATTTGAAATATCCAAAAAAACAAATACTCCTTTACATCCTAAATATACTTATTACTATCATGATTTAACTAAAACAGAATTAAATGACTTGCATGATTATTTATATTCTATTGTTGAAAGTCCTGATGCAGTATTTAATGTAGATATGAATCGTATACCTGTAGATTATCATAAGAGGTTATTAGAAGTACTGGGAATACCTCATCATGTTAATAATAATTCTTTAATAATGTCAAATGATGATTTATTTACTTTAACGACAGTATTAAATAAACATTTATCTCCTGATGATGATATGACTTCACTAGATGCAATAAATATTATTAGTCCTTGTGTAATTAAGGCAAAAGCACCAACATATATTGGTGGAAGAGTAGGTCGTCCTGAAAAAACAAAAGAACGTTTAATGAGACCTGCACCTCATTCCTTATTCCCAATTGGTAATTATGCTGGAAATATTCGTAACATATCTGAAGCTGCAAAAAAAGGAACAATAAAAGTAACACTTGCTAAGTGTAAATGTACTAATCCTGATTGTAAAGTAACTTCATTTAAATCATTATGTCCAGTATGTGGTTCAAGAACAGAATTAGAAAGTTCAGGACCTAAAAATATAAAACTAGGTAAATTACTTGCAGATGCATTTAATAATGTTAATGTTCGTAGAATGGATGAAGTAAAAGGGGTAAAAGGATTAATATCTGAAGATAAATATCCAGAACCTCTGGAAAAAGGAATCTTACGTGCACGTAATGGTGTATTTACATATAGGGATGGAACAATAAGGCATGATTCAACGGATCTTCCATTAACACACTTTATTCCTCGTGAAATAGGAGTACCTTATGAAAAAATAATTGAATTAGGATATACTGAAGATATTTATGGTAATCCTATTACTGATGATAATCAGATTATTGAGATAAAAATCCAAGATATAGTAGTTAGTGAAAGTTGTGGTGATTATTTATTAAAAGTTTCTAAATTTATTGATGATTTACTTGTTAAATATTATAATATGGAACCATTTTACAATGCTGAAGATAGACTTGATTTGGTTGGACAATTAATAGCAGGTTTAGCACCCCATACTTCTGCAGGAGTATTGGGAAGAATTGTTGGATATACAAAAGCATCAGGATGTTATGCTCATCCTTATTTCCATTCAGCAAAAAGACGTAATTGTGATAGTGATGAAGATGCAGTTATGTTATTATTAGATGCATTACTTAACTTTGGAAAAACCTATTTACCAAGTACTAGAGGTGGAAGTATGGATGCACCATTGGTTTTAAGTATTCGTATTGATCCTGAAGAAATTGATGATGAATCACATAATATTGATTGTATGAAAAGAATTCCTCTTGAAATTTATCATAAAACCGAAGAGGGAGGGGTAAAACCATCCGATGTTAATGATTTGGTAGATAATGTTGAATCAAGATTAGGTACTGATGCTCAATATAAAGGATTAATATATTCTCATCCAACTAGTTCGATACATGCCGGACCAAAAATTTGTTTATACAAGTCATTACAGACAATGACTGATAAAGTTGAAAGTCAAATTGCACTTGCAGAATTACTCAGGGCAGTGGATCAAAAAGGTGTTGTAGAAGGTGTTTTAAATTCTCACTTCTTACCTGACATGGCAGGAAATATTAGAGCTTTTTCAAGACAAAAAGTAAGATGTACTAAATGTGGAGCTAAATATAGAAGAATTCCTTTATCAGGAGAGTGTGAATGTGGTAATAACTTAATATTAAGTATTTCCAAAGGTTCTGTTCTAAAGTATCTTGACATATCTAAGGATTTATCTCATAGATATCCAATAAATCCTTATGTAGTGGAACGTATAGAAATATTGGAGACTTCTATTAACTCCTTATTTGAAAGTGACAAATCTAAACAAAGTTCGTTAGATATATTTTTCTAA
- a CDS encoding 2-isopropylmalate synthase, translating to MTYNPPSDVMIYDTTLRDGEQTPGVTITTDEKITIAEKLDKLGVDVIELGFPAASPGEQRTFKEAAKIGFNAQISGLARALPQDIDKAIDSDADYIHTFIGTSPLHRDYKLKMSKEEILDKAVTAVEYIKDHGITAEFSCEDSTRTEIDYLLEVFSAVQEAKVDKINVPDTVGVTIPIKMNELITKINEKINVPISVHCHNDFGLAVANTLAAIEAGAKQAQCTINGLGERAGNASLEEIVMSLHKCYNINTNINSKLLVNTSETVSRITGVKMPPNKAIVGENAFAHEAGIHVQGILANSETYEALNPEEVGHKRRIVLGKLTGANAIEAKLEEYNINLNKNQFDELFKKVKALGDAGKTITDLDFRSVAEAIQGKPTQERIKLLGISVMTGDNTLPTATVKLDIDGTVKNHAETGVGPVDASLKAIQSLVGEIVDIHLEEYHIEAITGGTNALAEVFVISTDENNNKATGRATDEDIVKASIDAIISSVNKILMLRE from the coding sequence ATGACTTATAACCCACCATCAGATGTTATGATTTATGACACCACCCTAAGAGATGGAGAACAAACACCTGGTGTTACGATAACAACTGATGAAAAAATAACAATAGCAGAAAAATTAGACAAACTTGGCGTTGATGTTATCGAATTGGGTTTTCCTGCAGCATCACCCGGTGAACAACGAACATTCAAAGAAGCAGCAAAAATAGGATTTAATGCTCAAATCAGTGGACTTGCAAGAGCATTACCACAAGATATTGATAAAGCAATTGATTCTGATGCAGATTACATTCACACATTCATCGGAACATCCCCACTCCATAGGGATTACAAGCTTAAAATGTCTAAAGAAGAAATATTAGACAAAGCAGTAACTGCTGTTGAATATATTAAAGATCATGGCATAACTGCAGAATTTTCTTGTGAAGACTCAACAAGAACAGAAATCGATTATTTATTAGAAGTATTTAGTGCAGTACAAGAAGCAAAAGTTGATAAAATTAATGTTCCTGATACTGTTGGCGTAACCATCCCAATTAAAATGAATGAATTAATTACAAAAATTAATGAAAAAATTAATGTTCCAATTAGTGTACACTGCCATAATGACTTTGGATTAGCTGTGGCAAACACATTAGCAGCAATTGAAGCTGGTGCTAAACAAGCCCAATGTACAATAAATGGTCTTGGTGAAAGAGCAGGAAATGCATCACTTGAAGAAATAGTAATGTCACTACATAAATGTTATAACATAAATACAAACATTAATAGTAAATTACTTGTAAATACTTCAGAAACTGTTTCAAGAATTACAGGAGTTAAAATGCCACCAAACAAAGCAATAGTTGGCGAAAATGCATTTGCTCATGAAGCAGGTATACATGTACAAGGTATTTTAGCAAATAGTGAAACTTATGAAGCTTTAAACCCAGAAGAAGTTGGACATAAAAGAAGAATTGTTCTTGGAAAACTAACTGGTGCAAATGCTATAGAAGCAAAACTTGAAGAATACAATATTAACCTAAATAAAAATCAATTTGATGAACTATTTAAAAAAGTTAAAGCACTTGGTGATGCAGGAAAAACCATTACAGACCTTGATTTTAGATCAGTAGCTGAAGCTATTCAAGGAAAACCTACTCAAGAAAGAATTAAATTACTTGGTATAAGTGTAATGACTGGAGATAACACCCTACCAACAGCAACTGTAAAATTAGATATTGATGGAACCGTTAAAAATCATGCAGAAACAGGAGTAGGACCAGTAGATGCATCACTTAAAGCAATACAAAGCCTTGTTGGAGAAATAGTAGACATTCATCTTGAAGAATATCATATTGAAGCAATCACTGGTGGAACAAATGCACTTGCAGAAGTTTTCGTTATTTCAACAGATGAAAATAACAATAAAGCTACTGGTAGAGCTACTGATGAAGACATTGTAAAGGCAAGTATTGATGCTATAATTAGTTCTGTAAACAAAATTTTAATGCTTAGAGAATAA
- the albA gene encoding DNA-binding protein Alba gives MPEENIVYIGNKPVMNYVLAVVTQMNSGVTEVILKARGRAISRAVDVAEIVRNRFISDVDVQNISISTEEIVGNEGTSSNVSAIEIRLSK, from the coding sequence ATGCCAGAAGAAAATATTGTATACATTGGAAATAAACCAGTAATGAACTATGTATTAGCTGTAGTAACACAAATGAACAGTGGAGTAACCGAAGTAATATTAAAAGCAAGAGGTCGAGCTATAAGTAGAGCTGTAGATGTTGCTGAAATTGTAAGAAACAGATTTATATCAGATGTAGATGTTCAAAACATTTCAATAAGTACTGAAGAAATTGTTGGAAATGAAGGAACTTCATCTAATGTTTCTGCAATTGAAATTAGATTAAGCAAATAA
- a CDS encoding PQQ-binding-like beta-propeller repeat protein, producing the protein MKNNMKKVGIVLVILCIFMGSLSSISAVDWTMYQGNTRHTGYVQQDTSFSTQAWSVKLDGEITVTPVLYGNHIYIGTHEGTLYSLDAQDGNETWTFDTEGAIESSPAVSGDTVYFGSDDGYLYSNNANSGTNNWKFKAGDSVKSSPTLDSEKVYFGSDDGSIYALNKDDGSVVWQYKTDDSIESSPVIDGDTLYVGSDDDKIYALDINDGSVKWTYNTGDDVKSSPAVADGNVYVGSDDNQVYALNKDNGEEVWTYNAGSEVSSSASIDERQSTLYIGTDDGDMYALDLRDGLKKWEVNVGGSINGTPTIFGTNVAVGSSSGTMHIYNKFTGNSVWSYNPGYIPNISGSISASPTTSGGSLFMASEDGNVYSLDTNQQIGPTSIYAYYIVAVIIVAGCVIYSLKRWGFNRKND; encoded by the coding sequence ATGAAAAATAATATGAAAAAAGTAGGAATAGTTCTTGTAATACTATGTATTTTTATGGGAAGTTTATCTTCAATATCTGCAGTAGATTGGACAATGTATCAAGGTAATACAAGACATACAGGTTATGTACAACAAGACACATCATTCTCTACACAAGCATGGTCTGTAAAATTAGATGGTGAAATAACAGTAACTCCAGTATTATATGGAAATCATATTTATATTGGAACACATGAAGGAACATTATACTCATTAGATGCTCAAGATGGTAATGAAACATGGACCTTCGATACTGAAGGTGCAATAGAATCAAGTCCAGCAGTATCTGGAGATACAGTTTACTTTGGTTCTGATGATGGATATTTATATTCAAATAATGCAAATTCAGGTACAAATAATTGGAAATTTAAAGCAGGAGATTCTGTAAAATCATCACCAACACTTGATTCAGAAAAAGTGTATTTTGGTAGTGATGATGGATCAATATATGCTTTAAATAAGGATGATGGTTCTGTAGTATGGCAATATAAAACAGATGATTCTATAGAATCATCACCAGTAATTGATGGTGATACATTATATGTTGGTTCTGATGATGATAAAATCTATGCATTAGATATAAATGATGGTTCTGTTAAATGGACATATAATACAGGGGATGATGTAAAATCATCTCCAGCAGTAGCTGATGGAAATGTTTATGTCGGTTCTGATGATAATCAAGTATATGCATTAAATAAAGATAATGGTGAAGAAGTATGGACATATAATGCTGGTTCAGAAGTATCTTCATCAGCATCAATTGATGAAAGACAATCTACATTGTACATAGGAACTGATGATGGGGATATGTATGCATTAGATTTAAGAGATGGACTTAAAAAATGGGAAGTAAATGTAGGTGGTTCTATAAATGGAACACCAACTATATTTGGAACAAATGTTGCAGTAGGTTCTTCTTCAGGAACTATGCATATTTATAATAAATTCACAGGAAATTCTGTATGGAGTTATAATCCAGGTTATATTCCTAATATAAGTGGAAGTATCTCAGCTTCACCAACAACAAGTGGTGGATCATTGTTCATGGCATCTGAAGATGGAAATGTATATTCACTAGATACTAATCAACAAATAGGACCTACAAGTATTTATGCATATTATATAGTAGCAGTAATTATTGTTGCTGGATGTGTAATATATAGTCTTAAAAGATGGGGATTTAATAGAAAGAACGATTAA
- a CDS encoding ABC transporter permease: MEINKIKWLIKKDLLKLWRHKIQLASLIIFPILMIALCGWGMGGTVENTPVVVVKQSSGDITDQVINALKEDNTYDIKEIMTNPDDAKEAVDDGKYKAAIILSSDFEENSNRNAVLYIDSSDQLVTQTLVPTTQKIFASLSEQIGMQQVDANTTTSTLTTTTQAIKLQVNRIYGEIDYIDFLLPGVLAMTMFMSSMMTMGSSIAGERERGELARLFMTPTNISTVLSGKILSQVVTEMIRAIILIVSATLLFSVIIKGNFFLLLLVILISVLCFVGFGMMFSATAKTQEDYIQMVMPIAMPMMFISGVFFPTETMPWVLQKLAAILPLSYANDALRGVMLQGAGIGSIAIDLLVLLLFTLIFFAVGVIRFNRDI; the protein is encoded by the coding sequence ATGGAAATTAATAAAATAAAATGGTTAATAAAAAAAGATCTCCTTAAATTATGGAGACATAAAATTCAATTAGCATCTTTAATTATATTTCCTATACTCATGATTGCATTATGTGGATGGGGTATGGGTGGAACAGTTGAAAATACACCAGTAGTTGTAGTTAAACAATCTAGTGGTGACATAACTGATCAAGTAATCAATGCATTAAAAGAAGATAATACGTATGATATTAAAGAAATAATGACAAATCCAGATGATGCAAAAGAAGCAGTTGATGATGGAAAATATAAGGCAGCCATAATATTATCAAGTGATTTCGAAGAAAATTCTAATAGAAATGCTGTATTATACATAGACTCATCTGATCAACTTGTAACTCAGACATTAGTTCCAACAACCCAAAAGATATTTGCATCATTATCTGAACAAATAGGAATGCAACAAGTTGATGCAAACACAACAACTAGTACATTAACCACTACAACACAAGCAATCAAACTTCAAGTAAATAGAATATATGGAGAAATAGATTATATCGACTTCCTACTACCAGGAGTACTTGCAATGACAATGTTCATGTCTTCTATGATGACTATGGGTAGTTCAATTGCAGGAGAACGTGAACGAGGAGAATTAGCTCGTTTATTCATGACTCCAACAAACATATCTACAGTATTATCCGGAAAAATATTATCTCAAGTAGTTACAGAAATGATAAGAGCTATAATATTAATAGTTTCAGCTACATTACTATTTAGTGTTATAATTAAAGGTAATTTCTTCTTATTATTATTAGTAATTTTAATATCTGTATTATGTTTTGTAGGATTTGGTATGATGTTTTCAGCTACAGCAAAAACACAAGAAGATTATATTCAAATGGTTATGCCTATAGCAATGCCAATGATGTTTATTTCAGGAGTATTTTTCCCAACTGAAACAATGCCATGGGTATTACAAAAATTAGCAGCTATATTACCATTATCTTATGCAAATGATGCATTAAGAGGGGTAATGTTACAAGGTGCTGGAATAGGTTCTATAGCAATTGATTTATTAGTATTATTACTCTTCACACTAATATTCTTTGCAGTAGGAGTAATAAGATTTAATAGGGATATTTAA